In one Capra hircus breed San Clemente chromosome 22, ASM170441v1, whole genome shotgun sequence genomic region, the following are encoded:
- the XCR1 gene encoding chemokine XC receptor 1, with protein sequence MEPSDIPESTTIYDYDPQSFLCEKRTFVFATISTTILYCLVFFLSMVGNSLVLWVLVKYESLESLTNVFILNLCLSDLVFSCLLPVWILGYHWGWVLGDFLCKLLNMIFSVSLYSSISFLTIMTIHRYLSVVSPISSLRVHTLQRRVLVTAAVWAASILSSIPDAIFHKVFPSGCDYSELEWFLASVYQHNVIFLLSVGVILFCYVEILRTLFRSRSKRRHRTVRLIFTIVAAYFLSWAPYNLILFLQTLLKLGVIQNCEFSQQLDYALLICRNVAFSHCCFNPVLYVFVGVKFRRHLKSLLRRFWLCRQQAPSLPPSPHPPGAFTYEGTSFY encoded by the coding sequence ATGGAGCCCTCAGACATCCCAGAGTCCACCACCATTTATGACTATGACCCTCAGAGCTTTCTGTGTGAGAAGAGGACGTTCGTCTTCgccaccatcagcaccaccatcCTGTACTGCCTGGTGTTCTTTCTCAGCATGGTGGGCAACAGCCTAGTGCTGTGGGTCCTGGTGAAGTATGAGAGCCTGGAGTCCCTCACCAATGTCTTCATCCTCAACCTGTGCCTCTCAGACCTGGTGTTCTCCTGCCTGTTGCCcgtgtggatcttggggtaccacTGGGGCTGGGTGCTGGGAGACTTCCTGTGCAAGCTCCTCAACATGATCTTCTCCGTCAGCCTCTACAGCAGCATCTCCTTCCTGACCATCATGACCATCCATCGCTACCTGTCGGTGGTGAGTCCCATCTCGTCCCTGCGCGTCCACACGCTCCAGCGCCGTGTGCTGGTGACCGCCGCCGTGTGGGCAGCCAGCATCCTGTCCTCTATCCCCGATGCCATCTTCCACAAGGTGTTCCCTTCGGGCTGTGACTATTCGGAACTCGAGTGGTTCCTCGCCTCCGTCTACCAGCACAACGTCATCTTCCTGCTGTCCGTGGGGGTCATCCTGTTCTGCTACGTGGAGATCCTCAGGACCCTGTTCCGCTCGCGGTCCAAACGGCGCCACCGCACCGTGAGGCTCATCTTCACCATCGTGGCGGCGTACTTCCTCAGCTGGGCTCCCTACAACCTGATCCTGTTCCTGCAGACACTGTTGAAACTGGGGGTCATTCAGAACTGCGAGTTCAGCCAGCAGCTGGATTACGCCCTGCTCATCTGCCGCAACGTTGCCTTCTCTCACTGCTGCTTCAACCCTGTGCTGTATGTCTTTGTCGGGGTCAAGTTCCGCAGGCACCTCAAAAGTCTGCTCCGGCGCTTCTGGCTCTGCCGGCAGCAGGCGCCCAGCCTTCCCCCGTCACCTCACCCCCCAGGTGCCTTCACCTACGAGGGCACCTCCTTCTACTGA